The following proteins come from a genomic window of Brevibacillus antibioticus:
- a CDS encoding D-alanine--D-alanine ligase → MGNQKIRLGIIYGGKSSEHEVSLRTAMSIMQAVDANKYEVTPVYVQLDGAWVTGETLAGQLPDKIEALRLSAKTPKSGSLFAMNEQMDVVFPVVHGPFGEDGTIQGLLELANIPYVGTGVMASAIGMDKWMMKTVFAQAGLPQVKYVGFLRSQWEKGQDDVMDRIERELGYPCFVKPANMGSSVGINKAKNREELKHALEVAAKFDRRLIVEEFVQARELEIGVLGNEELLTSVVGEVIAAKEFYDYEAKYKGAGTELSIPAIVPEHVSKQIADIAKQAFQALDGSGLSRIDFFWDEKNDKLYINEVNTMPGFTPFSMYPMLFQAAGVSYSELIDRLVQLAIERHADKGRNVVDAEELD, encoded by the coding sequence ATGGGAAATCAAAAGATTCGATTGGGTATTATTTATGGAGGAAAATCCTCAGAGCATGAAGTTTCATTGCGTACGGCCATGTCCATTATGCAGGCTGTAGATGCAAATAAATATGAGGTAACCCCAGTGTACGTTCAATTGGATGGCGCTTGGGTGACTGGAGAAACACTGGCAGGTCAACTGCCGGATAAGATCGAAGCATTGCGCTTATCGGCAAAAACACCAAAGTCAGGGTCGCTGTTTGCCATGAATGAGCAAATGGATGTTGTTTTCCCTGTGGTTCACGGACCATTTGGTGAAGATGGGACCATTCAGGGACTGTTGGAATTGGCGAATATCCCGTACGTGGGAACCGGAGTAATGGCTTCCGCTATCGGAATGGATAAATGGATGATGAAGACCGTCTTTGCACAAGCTGGACTTCCGCAAGTGAAATATGTAGGCTTTCTGCGCTCGCAATGGGAAAAAGGCCAGGACGATGTCATGGATCGGATCGAGCGTGAACTCGGCTATCCGTGTTTCGTCAAACCGGCGAATATGGGTTCTAGCGTAGGGATTAACAAAGCGAAAAATCGTGAAGAGCTCAAGCACGCATTAGAGGTAGCTGCCAAATTCGACCGCAGATTAATTGTGGAAGAGTTCGTTCAAGCACGTGAATTGGAGATCGGCGTTTTGGGGAATGAAGAGCTGCTGACATCTGTCGTTGGGGAAGTCATTGCCGCTAAAGAATTTTACGATTACGAAGCCAAGTACAAAGGAGCGGGAACAGAGCTCTCCATTCCTGCGATCGTTCCCGAGCATGTATCCAAACAAATCGCGGATATAGCCAAGCAGGCCTTCCAAGCACTCGATGGCTCTGGCCTTTCCCGCATAGACTTTTTCTGGGATGAGAAAAACGATAAGCTCTATATCAACGAAGTGAATACGATGCCTGGCTTTACGCCGTTTAGCATGTATCCAATGCTTTTCCAAGCTGCGGGTGTGAGCTACAGCGAGCTGATCGATCGTCTGGTGCAACTCGCTATCGAGCGACATGCGGATAAAGGTCGCAATGTCGTAGATGCGGAAGAGTTGGACTAA
- a CDS encoding DUF4177 domain-containing protein, with the protein MFEYKFVRVELSSFRRQPKEDYQTVVHEHAKEGWRLVQIFAPSIGGDGIAKYFELIFEKPTS; encoded by the coding sequence ATGTTTGAATACAAATTCGTCCGAGTTGAGCTGTCCTCTTTTCGACGCCAACCAAAAGAAGATTATCAGACCGTTGTCCACGAGCACGCCAAGGAAGGCTGGCGTTTGGTGCAAATCTTTGCTCCAAGCATCGGGGGCGACGGTATCGCCAAATACTTCGAATTGATTTTTGAAAAACCAACTTCTTAA
- a CDS encoding class I SAM-dependent rRNA methyltransferase yields the protein MARVLLNQHRKKRLEVGHPWIFQSEVLEIQGDVEPGEIVEVTNHKGYFLAKGYINPASQMIVRILSYDQKEEIDYDFFLRKIKQAAEFRTRFVDNPRACRVIYGEADFLPGLIVDRYEDTLVVQVLSLGMEKRIDWIRDALVEVFAPTGIYLRNDVHVRELEGLTQGKEVLYGECPREVLIEENGLKYYVDIVEGQKTGFFYDQRENRASIAPLMKGWGEKHGITLTSMEVEGETKQVPVDKRGKVVKNPFWDGAEVLECFTHTGSFTLNACKHGAKKVTALDISDHAIETAKRNITLNGFLHRVDFVVANAFDYLRENVEAGKSWDVVILDPPAFAKSRGAVKGACRGYKDINLNGMKLVRSGGFLVTASCSYHMSPELFLQTIQEAAVDAKKILRLIEWRGAGKDHPQISGADEAHYLKFAIFEVRDRR from the coding sequence ATGGCACGTGTGCTATTGAATCAACATCGGAAAAAGCGGCTAGAAGTTGGACATCCGTGGATTTTTCAGTCAGAGGTTTTAGAAATTCAAGGGGATGTAGAACCAGGTGAAATCGTCGAGGTCACCAATCACAAAGGATATTTTTTGGCAAAGGGCTATATCAACCCAGCTTCACAAATGATCGTGCGCATTTTGAGCTACGATCAAAAGGAAGAGATCGACTACGACTTTTTCTTGCGCAAAATCAAGCAGGCGGCAGAATTCCGGACGAGATTTGTGGACAACCCACGGGCTTGCCGTGTCATTTACGGGGAAGCCGATTTTTTACCAGGACTGATCGTCGATCGCTACGAAGACACATTGGTTGTCCAAGTCCTCTCATTGGGTATGGAGAAGCGCATCGATTGGATTCGGGATGCACTCGTAGAGGTATTTGCACCGACCGGTATTTATTTGCGCAATGATGTACATGTCCGTGAACTGGAAGGGCTGACACAGGGCAAAGAAGTCCTGTACGGAGAGTGTCCTCGTGAGGTATTGATCGAAGAAAACGGATTGAAATATTATGTGGATATCGTTGAGGGGCAAAAGACCGGCTTTTTCTATGATCAGCGGGAAAATCGTGCCTCCATCGCGCCATTGATGAAAGGCTGGGGTGAAAAGCACGGCATTACCCTGACGAGCATGGAAGTAGAAGGCGAGACAAAGCAGGTGCCTGTAGACAAGCGCGGTAAAGTGGTTAAAAATCCGTTTTGGGATGGCGCTGAGGTATTGGAATGCTTTACACATACTGGTTCCTTCACCCTGAATGCTTGCAAGCACGGTGCGAAAAAAGTAACAGCCCTCGACATTTCGGATCACGCCATCGAAACAGCGAAGCGTAACATTACACTCAATGGCTTTTTGCATCGCGTTGATTTTGTGGTGGCCAATGCATTTGATTACTTGCGTGAAAATGTAGAGGCAGGTAAGAGCTGGGATGTGGTCATTCTTGACCCGCCAGCATTCGCGAAATCGCGTGGAGCAGTGAAAGGCGCTTGCCGCGGCTATAAAGATATTAACTTAAATGGGATGAAGCTTGTTCGTTCTGGCGGATTTCTCGTTACCGCGTCTTGCTCGTACCATATGTCTCCTGAGCTGTTCCTGCAAACGATTCAAGAGGCAGCGGTCGATGCGAAAAAGATATTGCGCCTGATTGAATGGCGAGGTGCGGGCAAGGATCATCCGCAAATCAGTGGGGCTGATGAGGCTCATTACTTGAAATTTGCCATCTTTGAAGTAAGAGATCGTCGATAG
- a CDS encoding Na/Pi cotransporter family protein yields MIVSILAPFTFGLTFFLFGMYAMRSGFQNLAGKKMEEWMGRFTRTPLHSFWIGLFATFVLQSSSAVTVLTIGLTNAGIIQFTQTVGIILGTNLGTTVTTELVALKLESFAIPMLLIGVALWLMPRRNIRCIGLVVAGFGLIFLGIDTLKVMAKPLEQSETFRSLFLESSHSIWIGLITGIIFTALIHSGSATTVITMGLLSHQILSMETALAIVLGANVGTCFTAVIAAIGTNTASKQVAWCHTLFNVAGAIVFLPFLSQLALVSAFLTDSPSMQIAHSQTIFNLVCSLVALPFVPQIAKFIQWLIPDKRRPTYLTFRKKMVSSRWK; encoded by the coding sequence GTGATAGTCTCCATCCTCGCCCCTTTTACCTTTGGGCTCACGTTTTTTCTTTTCGGTATGTACGCCATGCGCTCCGGCTTTCAAAACCTTGCCGGCAAAAAAATGGAAGAATGGATGGGGCGATTTACACGCACCCCGCTCCATAGCTTCTGGATTGGTCTTTTCGCTACTTTTGTCTTGCAAAGCTCCAGTGCGGTAACCGTCCTGACGATTGGGCTAACGAACGCAGGGATCATCCAGTTCACACAAACCGTCGGCATCATTTTGGGAACCAATTTGGGCACGACCGTCACAACGGAGCTAGTTGCGCTCAAGCTCGAGTCCTTTGCCATTCCCATGCTTCTCATCGGAGTCGCGCTTTGGCTGATGCCGCGCCGTAACATTCGTTGCATTGGTCTCGTCGTCGCCGGCTTCGGACTGATCTTCCTCGGAATCGATACATTGAAAGTCATGGCGAAGCCTTTGGAGCAGTCTGAGACGTTTCGTTCGCTTTTTCTGGAGAGCAGCCATTCCATCTGGATCGGTTTGATTACCGGGATCATTTTCACCGCTCTCATTCATAGCGGTTCCGCTACGACCGTGATCACGATGGGCTTGCTCAGTCATCAAATTCTTTCGATGGAAACGGCACTCGCCATCGTGTTGGGCGCAAATGTCGGAACTTGCTTTACCGCTGTCATCGCTGCTATTGGTACGAATACGGCATCCAAGCAGGTCGCATGGTGCCATACACTCTTCAACGTCGCAGGCGCGATTGTTTTTTTACCGTTTCTTTCCCAGCTTGCCCTCGTCAGTGCCTTTTTAACGGATAGTCCTTCTATGCAGATCGCCCATTCACAGACGATCTTCAATCTCGTCTGCTCTCTGGTCGCGCTGCCATTCGTCCCGCAGATAGCCAAGTTTATTCAATGGCTGATCCCTGATAAGCGTCGTCCTACTTACCTCACCTTCAGAAAGAAAATGGTATCAAGTAGATGGAAGTAA
- a CDS encoding LrgB family protein, protein MLSPFFAILVSIAGYKGATMINARFQRLQPLLVAVILVWTIWWAFSGDWQAFATGGSWISFWLGPATVALAIPLAKQIKEFAHIWRGVLLGVGAGCAIAIFVVIAVHWCLGSDELVYKSMLSKSVTTPIALELSRSIGGEPALAAFFTALTGMVGVMIARPVLKWGKITDDWAIGIAIGTSAHAIGTASLNRVSPVQTAASSVAMIVAGVITSIYLIPFSF, encoded by the coding sequence ATGCTTAGTCCATTTTTTGCTATTTTGGTATCGATAGCAGGGTACAAAGGCGCAACCATGATCAATGCTCGATTCCAACGGTTGCAGCCTCTTTTGGTAGCTGTGATCTTGGTCTGGACCATATGGTGGGCGTTTAGCGGCGATTGGCAGGCGTTTGCTACCGGAGGATCGTGGATTTCCTTTTGGCTCGGCCCTGCAACTGTGGCACTCGCTATTCCGCTGGCTAAACAGATTAAGGAGTTTGCTCATATTTGGCGCGGTGTTTTGCTTGGTGTAGGTGCAGGCTGTGCAATTGCGATCTTCGTCGTTATCGCGGTTCATTGGTGTCTGGGTTCCGATGAGCTCGTATACAAAAGCATGCTTAGCAAGTCTGTGACCACCCCGATTGCGTTGGAACTGAGTCGTTCCATAGGTGGGGAACCTGCGCTTGCAGCCTTTTTTACTGCATTGACAGGGATGGTTGGTGTCATGATTGCCCGTCCTGTTCTCAAATGGGGTAAGATCACGGATGATTGGGCAATCGGGATCGCCATTGGTACGAGTGCACACGCCATTGGTACGGCCAGCTTGAACCGCGTTTCCCCTGTTCAAACAGCAGCGTCCAGTGTCGCAATGATCGTGGCAGGCGTCATTACTTCCATCTACTTGATACCATTTTCTTTCTGA
- a CDS encoding CidA/LrgA family protein, with translation MKFVKGIIILLAFYGVGVAASKWLHIPLPGNLVGMLLLTLGLCMGWIRMDWVEQAGTFLIRHMLLFFVPIIVGVASYLNVFTQNPLPIILSMVLGPLLVMLVTGLVVQWYLKHQKQKSESSLPQEGRTLDA, from the coding sequence ATGAAATTTGTTAAAGGAATCATCATCCTGTTGGCTTTTTATGGAGTCGGCGTAGCTGCGAGCAAATGGCTACACATTCCCCTGCCAGGGAATCTGGTGGGAATGCTGCTGTTAACACTGGGATTGTGTATGGGATGGATACGAATGGATTGGGTGGAACAAGCGGGTACTTTTTTAATTAGGCACATGTTGCTCTTTTTTGTACCGATCATCGTCGGAGTCGCTTCCTATTTAAACGTATTCACGCAAAACCCATTGCCAATCATACTATCGATGGTGCTCGGTCCATTGTTAGTCATGCTTGTGACTGGCCTGGTTGTGCAATGGTATTTGAAGCATCAAAAACAAAAATCAGAATCGTCCTTGCCGCAAGAGGGGAGGACTTTGGATGCTTAG
- the deoC gene encoding deoxyribose-phosphate aldolase: protein MNMNKYIDHTLLKPDATQEMIDKLCQEAREHDFMSVCVNPYWVKRSAELLAGSDVKVCTVIGFPLGASTIESKAAETRDAIANGATEVDMVLNVGALKSGDLETVKKDIAAVKQAAGDILLKVILETCLLTEEEKVVACKLSVEAGADYVKTSTGFSTGGATVEDIALMRKTVGPNVGVKASGGVRDGETAVAMIEAGASRIGTSSGVSIVTGAKTTGSGY, encoded by the coding sequence ATGAACATGAACAAATATATCGACCACACGCTGTTGAAGCCTGATGCTACACAAGAGATGATTGACAAGCTGTGCCAAGAAGCAAGAGAGCACGACTTCATGTCTGTATGCGTAAACCCTTATTGGGTAAAACGCTCTGCTGAGCTCCTGGCAGGCTCTGATGTGAAAGTGTGCACGGTTATCGGATTCCCTCTGGGAGCGAGCACAATCGAGTCCAAAGCAGCTGAAACCCGCGATGCGATTGCAAACGGAGCGACGGAGGTAGATATGGTACTGAACGTAGGTGCCCTGAAATCCGGCGACCTGGAAACAGTCAAAAAAGACATCGCTGCTGTGAAGCAAGCTGCTGGCGATATTCTCTTGAAAGTGATTCTGGAAACTTGCCTCTTGACCGAAGAAGAAAAAGTAGTAGCGTGCAAGCTCTCCGTAGAGGCTGGTGCTGATTACGTAAAAACCTCAACAGGGTTTTCAACAGGTGGAGCAACGGTTGAAGATATCGCCCTGATGCGTAAAACCGTAGGACCAAATGTTGGCGTAAAAGCGTCTGGTGGCGTTCGTGACGGCGAAACAGCGGTTGCGATGATCGAAGCAGGCGCGAGCCGTATCGGTACGAGCTCCGGTGTTTCCATTGTAACTGGAGCAAAAACAACAGGCAGCGGATACTAA
- a CDS encoding NUDIX hydrolase, whose product MREISAGGVVYEKQDTEYMLLLIEDRYGKVTLAKGKQEMGETIEETALREVLEETGVAGRLGSKLDMITYVYTHPVTGESIDKEVHYYLVEAYNTEITVQLEEINDVHWHTAKEAWELQLQRGYRNNDSIFRLAFEQLGIEV is encoded by the coding sequence ATGAGGGAGATATCGGCAGGAGGCGTCGTATACGAGAAGCAAGACACAGAGTACATGCTCCTATTGATTGAAGACCGATATGGCAAAGTAACACTCGCAAAAGGGAAGCAGGAGATGGGCGAAACCATCGAAGAAACGGCTCTACGCGAAGTTTTGGAAGAAACAGGCGTAGCCGGACGATTGGGTTCCAAGCTCGACATGATCACCTATGTTTATACGCATCCGGTGACAGGCGAATCCATCGACAAAGAAGTCCATTATTATTTGGTGGAAGCTTACAACACAGAGATCACCGTACAGCTAGAAGAAATCAATGATGTTCATTGGCATACAGCAAAGGAAGCATGGGAATTGCAACTGCAACGAGGGTACCGTAACAATGACAGCATTTTTCGCCTTGCATTCGAACAATTAGGGATAGAGGTGTAG
- the mtaB gene encoding tRNA (N(6)-L-threonylcarbamoyladenosine(37)-C(2))-methylthiotransferase MtaB, translated as MSTVAFHTLGCKVNSYETEAIWQLFKADGYERVDFEQDDADVYVINTCTVTNTGDKKSRQVIRRAIRRNPEAIVAVTGCYAQTSPSEIAQIPGVDIVVGTQGREKLIEYVDQIRTERQPINAVGNIMKAREFEELDVPNFTDRTRASLKIQEGCNNFCTFCIIPWARGLMRSRKPESVVEQAQKLVEAGYLEIVLTGIHTGGYGEDLEDYNLAKLLIDLHQVEGLKRIRISSIEASQITDEVIEVINNSDRVVRHLHVPLQAGDDEVLKRMRRKYTTAEFYERMVKVREALPGAAITTDVIVGFPGETEEQFWTGYEFMKKIGFAEMHVFPYSMRTGTPAARMTDQIPDEEKNERVAKLLELNQELTLAYSKKFVGDVLEVIPERPFKEAPDSGLLMGYSDNYLNVVFPGDESMIGKICKVRLDEPGSEYCKGTFVRVVETEALPYLKERAI; from the coding sequence ATGTCTACCGTTGCTTTTCATACATTGGGCTGCAAAGTAAACAGCTATGAGACAGAGGCCATCTGGCAATTGTTCAAGGCAGACGGCTATGAGAGGGTCGACTTTGAACAAGATGATGCAGATGTTTACGTGATTAATACTTGTACCGTGACGAACACCGGGGATAAGAAGAGCCGTCAAGTCATTCGTCGTGCGATTCGCCGCAATCCTGAGGCGATCGTTGCCGTAACTGGCTGCTATGCGCAAACTTCTCCAAGTGAGATTGCGCAAATTCCCGGTGTAGATATCGTAGTAGGTACACAAGGGCGCGAGAAGCTGATCGAGTACGTGGATCAAATTCGGACAGAGCGCCAGCCGATCAATGCAGTAGGCAACATTATGAAAGCTCGCGAATTCGAAGAGCTGGATGTTCCTAACTTCACGGATCGCACACGTGCTTCCCTCAAGATTCAAGAGGGCTGCAACAACTTTTGTACGTTTTGTATTATTCCGTGGGCGCGCGGTCTGATGCGTTCCCGCAAACCGGAGAGCGTTGTCGAGCAGGCCCAAAAGCTGGTGGAAGCGGGCTATCTGGAAATCGTTTTGACTGGGATTCATACAGGTGGATACGGCGAGGATTTGGAAGACTACAATTTGGCGAAGCTGTTGATTGACCTTCACCAAGTGGAAGGGCTCAAGCGCATCCGCATTAGTTCGATCGAGGCGAGCCAAATCACTGATGAAGTGATCGAGGTCATCAACAACTCTGATCGTGTCGTGCGCCATCTGCATGTACCGCTGCAAGCGGGCGATGACGAAGTATTGAAACGCATGCGCCGCAAGTATACGACAGCTGAGTTTTACGAGAGAATGGTCAAAGTACGCGAAGCATTACCAGGAGCAGCGATTACAACAGACGTCATCGTAGGCTTCCCAGGTGAGACCGAAGAGCAATTCTGGACTGGATACGAGTTTATGAAGAAAATCGGTTTTGCCGAAATGCACGTATTCCCGTACTCCATGCGCACAGGTACACCAGCAGCACGTATGACGGATCAAATTCCTGATGAGGAAAAGAACGAGCGCGTCGCGAAGCTTCTGGAGCTCAATCAGGAATTGACCTTGGCGTACTCCAAGAAATTCGTAGGGGATGTACTGGAAGTCATTCCGGAGCGTCCATTTAAAGAAGCACCTGATAGCGGTCTTCTGATGGGCTATTCGGACAACTACCTGAACGTCGTCTTCCCTGGCGATGAGAGCATGATCGGCAAGATTTGCAAGGTCAGACTGGATGAACCAGGCTCGGAATACTGCAAAGGGACTTTTGTTCGCGTAGTGGAAACAGAGGCGCTGCCTTACCTGAAGGAGCGAGCTATATGA
- a CDS encoding 16S rRNA (uracil(1498)-N(3))-methyltransferase — protein MQRYFVEPHSFTENELTIVGDDVHHIVNVMRAREGEEIIVSDGAGRSARAKLVYLSAKEVRAEVIEMLQEERELPIRVTIGQGLPKGEKLEWILQKGTELGAYSFFPFSSERTIVKLDAKKEAKKLERWRKIVKEAAEQSHRAVLPELLSPVSFREMLQADQSYTHCAIAYEKEGSTTIHQVLEEMTVGDSLLVLVGPEGGFSPEEVAQAESKGFLTVSLGPRILRTETASQYVLACASYQFERKASSLRKG, from the coding sequence ATGCAACGATATTTTGTCGAGCCACATTCCTTTACTGAGAATGAGCTAACGATTGTCGGAGACGATGTACACCACATCGTAAATGTAATGCGTGCTCGGGAAGGCGAAGAAATCATCGTTTCTGATGGAGCCGGCAGGTCGGCAAGGGCCAAGCTGGTCTATCTTTCTGCCAAGGAAGTAAGGGCAGAAGTAATAGAAATGCTTCAAGAAGAACGAGAACTGCCGATCCGGGTCACAATTGGGCAGGGGCTTCCAAAAGGCGAGAAGCTGGAGTGGATTTTGCAAAAGGGGACGGAACTTGGGGCGTACTCTTTTTTTCCGTTTTCTTCTGAGCGAACCATTGTAAAACTGGACGCCAAAAAAGAAGCGAAAAAACTGGAGCGTTGGCGCAAAATTGTCAAGGAGGCTGCTGAGCAGTCTCATCGTGCTGTTTTGCCAGAGCTTTTATCTCCTGTTTCCTTTCGTGAGATGCTTCAAGCTGACCAGTCGTATACGCATTGCGCCATTGCCTATGAAAAAGAGGGCAGTACCACGATTCATCAAGTGCTAGAAGAGATGACTGTGGGTGATTCACTTCTCGTCCTCGTCGGGCCAGAAGGAGGCTTCTCTCCTGAGGAAGTGGCTCAAGCAGAGAGTAAAGGGTTCCTGACGGTTTCCCTCGGCCCGCGCATTTTGCGCACGGAAACGGCAAGCCAGTATGTTTTGGCCTGCGCTTCCTATCAGTTTGAACGCAAGGCTTCATCACTTCGCAAAGGATGA
- the prmA gene encoding 50S ribosomal protein L11 methyltransferase: MKWSEISIHTTAEATEAVSSLLYELGANGVVIEDPEVLYREWDTPFGEIYQLSPDDFPAEGVFVKAYLPVDSSELLDVVEELKEQLAQLIEYGLDIGKASIAVNDVHEDEWAHAWKKYYKPVHVSDRMTIKPVWEEYEPKNPDEIIIEMDPGMAFGTGTHPTTILCLRALEKYMAKGDQVYDVGTGTAILSIAAIKLGAKDVLAMDLDEVAVRSAQANTELNGVHEHINVRQNNLLDDIEEQVEVVVANILAEVIVRFTDDVFRVLKPGGTFISSGIIAAREADVKAALAASGLEVVETIFIDDWVAIVAKKR; this comes from the coding sequence GTGAAATGGTCAGAAATCAGTATCCATACTACAGCGGAGGCTACGGAGGCGGTGTCAAGCCTCTTGTATGAATTGGGTGCCAATGGTGTCGTAATTGAAGACCCGGAGGTGCTCTATCGTGAGTGGGATACCCCCTTTGGCGAAATCTACCAGCTTTCTCCTGATGATTTTCCGGCCGAGGGCGTATTCGTTAAAGCATACCTGCCGGTTGACAGCAGCGAACTGCTAGACGTTGTAGAAGAGCTGAAAGAGCAATTGGCGCAGTTGATCGAGTACGGTCTGGATATCGGCAAGGCATCGATTGCTGTAAACGATGTCCACGAAGATGAATGGGCCCACGCCTGGAAAAAATACTACAAACCGGTTCATGTGTCTGATCGCATGACCATCAAGCCAGTATGGGAAGAGTACGAGCCGAAGAATCCAGATGAGATCATTATCGAGATGGACCCAGGCATGGCATTTGGAACAGGTACACATCCGACGACCATTCTTTGTCTGCGTGCACTTGAGAAGTATATGGCGAAAGGCGATCAAGTGTATGATGTTGGGACAGGCACAGCTATTTTGAGTATTGCTGCTATCAAGCTCGGGGCAAAAGATGTGCTGGCGATGGACTTGGATGAAGTAGCTGTACGCTCTGCACAGGCCAATACCGAACTGAATGGTGTGCATGAGCATATTAACGTAAGACAAAACAACTTGCTTGACGACATCGAGGAGCAGGTGGAAGTGGTCGTGGCTAACATTTTGGCAGAAGTCATCGTTCGTTTCACCGATGATGTATTCCGCGTCTTGAAGCCAGGTGGCACCTTTATCTCGTCAGGTATTATTGCTGCACGTGAAGCGGATGTGAAAGCGGCGTTGGCGGCTTCAGGTCTTGAGGTCGTGGAAACCATTTTCATCGATGACTGGGTAGCAATTGTAGCAAAAAAACGATAG
- the dnaJ gene encoding molecular chaperone DnaJ: protein MKRDLYEVLGVAKDADADEIKKAYRKLARQYHPDVNKEADAEEKFKEVKDAYDILSEPQKRAQYDRFGHQDPNQGFGGGGFDGSGMGGFGDIFDMFFGGNGRRANPNAPRKGSDLQFGLSIDFIDAIFGKETDVEIPKEAECDTCLGSGAKPGSGVDTCKTCSGTGQQEVVANTPFGRIVNRRVCSTCEGKGKVIKEKCSTCRGSGRVKVRRKIHLNIPAGVDDGAQLRVTGEGEPGANGGPAGDLYVVLRVKSHEFFEREGNDIYCEVPLTYAQAALGDEIEVPTVDGRVKLKIPAGTQTETFFRLRGKGVPHLRGNGRGDQHVKIRVITPTKLTDKQKELLRELAELSGEKPGQHGGEDESFFEKMKRAFRGE, encoded by the coding sequence ATGAAACGTGATTTATACGAGGTTCTGGGCGTAGCAAAGGACGCGGACGCGGATGAAATCAAAAAAGCGTATCGCAAGCTGGCACGTCAGTACCATCCCGATGTAAATAAAGAAGCTGATGCGGAAGAAAAGTTCAAAGAAGTAAAGGATGCGTATGACATCCTGTCCGAGCCACAAAAGCGTGCGCAGTATGACCGTTTTGGTCACCAAGACCCGAATCAGGGCTTCGGTGGCGGAGGCTTTGACGGATCAGGCATGGGCGGCTTCGGAGATATTTTTGACATGTTCTTCGGTGGCAACGGCAGACGTGCGAATCCAAATGCGCCTCGCAAAGGATCTGATCTGCAATTTGGCCTCAGCATTGACTTTATCGACGCGATTTTTGGAAAAGAAACCGACGTGGAAATTCCAAAAGAAGCAGAATGCGATACGTGTCTGGGTTCTGGCGCGAAGCCTGGTTCCGGTGTCGATACATGTAAGACTTGTAGTGGTACAGGACAGCAAGAAGTGGTGGCGAACACGCCATTCGGCCGAATCGTCAATCGCCGTGTTTGTTCGACTTGCGAAGGTAAAGGGAAAGTTATCAAAGAAAAATGTTCAACTTGCCGTGGCAGTGGACGTGTTAAGGTACGTCGCAAAATTCATCTCAACATCCCAGCAGGTGTGGACGATGGAGCACAATTGCGCGTAACAGGTGAGGGAGAACCGGGCGCAAACGGTGGACCCGCTGGAGATTTGTACGTCGTATTGCGTGTGAAGAGTCATGAGTTTTTTGAGCGTGAAGGAAATGATATTTACTGTGAGGTTCCGCTTACTTACGCACAGGCAGCCCTTGGAGATGAGATCGAAGTGCCGACTGTCGATGGTCGCGTGAAGTTAAAGATCCCGGCGGGTACCCAAACAGAAACATTCTTCCGCTTGCGTGGAAAAGGTGTTCCGCATTTGCGTGGAAACGGCCGTGGCGATCAGCATGTGAAAATACGTGTCATTACGCCGACCAAGCTGACCGATAAACAAAAGGAATTGTTGCGTGAGCTCGCCGAGCTGTCTGGAGAAAAGCCAGGACAGCATGGAGGAGAAGACGAAAGCTTTTTCGAAAAAATGAAACGGGCATTCCGCGGCGAGTAA